A region of Panicum virgatum strain AP13 chromosome 8N, P.virgatum_v5, whole genome shotgun sequence DNA encodes the following proteins:
- the LOC120684579 gene encoding probable aldo-keto reductase 2: MAATPVSMPRIKLGSQGLEVSAQGLGCMGMSAFYGPPKPEPDMVKLIHHAVAAGVTFLDTSDVYGPHTNEILLGKALQGGVREKVELATKFGASFADGKWEIRGDPAFVRAACESSLKRLGVDCIDLYYQHRVDKRVPIEVTIGELKKLVEEGKIKYIGLSEASASTIRRAHAIHTITAVQLEWSLWSRDVEEDIIPTCRELGIGIVAYSPLGRGFFSSGAKLVDSLSEQDSRKNMPRFQPENLEKNAQIFERVNAMAARKGCTPSQLALAWVHHQGSDVCPIPGTTKIENFNQNVKALSVKLTPDEMAELESYAAAGEILGDRYAQVAYTWKDSETLPLSSWKIE, from the exons ATGGCTGCCACTCCCGTGTCCATGCCCCGCATCAAGCTGGGCTCGCAGGGACTGGAGGTCTCGGCGCAGGGCCTTGGCTGCATGGGCATGTCGGCCTTCTACGGCCCGCCCAAGCCCGAGCCCGACATGGTCAAGCTTATCCACCATGCCGTCGCTGCCGGGGTCACCTTCCTCGACACCTCCGACGTCTACGGCCCGCACACCAACGAGATCCTCCTCGGCAAG GCGCTTCAAGGTGGGGTACGGGAGAAGGTCGAGCTGGCCACCAAGTTCGGCGCCTCCTTTGCCGACGGGAAATGGGAGATCCGTGGCGACCCAGCTTTCGTGCGGGCGGCGTGCGAGAGCAGCCTCAAGCGGCTCGGCGTCGACTGCATCGACCTCTATTACCAGCACCGCGTTGACAAGAGGGTGCCCATCGAGGTCACG ATTGGTGAACTCAAGAAGCTAGTGGAAGAAGGAAAGATAAAGTACATAGGATTATCCGAAGCATCTGCATCCACAATCCGAAGAGCTCATGCAATCCATACTATCACTGCAGTACAGCTTGAATGGTCATTATGGTCTAGAGATGTAGAAGAAGATATAATTCCCACTTGCAG AGAACTTGGAATTGGAATTGTGGCTTACAGTCCACTAGGCAGAGGTTTCTTCTCCAGTGGAGCAAAACTAGTTGACTCACTATCTGAGCAGGACTCCCGCAAG AATATGCCTAGATTTCAACCAGAGAATCTTGAGAAGAATGCTCAGATATTCGAGCGTGTGAATGCAATGGCAGCACGAAAAGGATGCACACCATCGCAACTCGCATTGGCTTGGGTTCACCACCAAGGAAGCGATGTTTGCCCCATACCTGGCACAACAAAAATTGAGAACTTTAACCAAAATGTCAAGGCACTGTCTGTGAAGCTTACACCAGATGAGATGGCTGAACTCGAGTCGTACGCTGCGGCAGGTGAAATCTTGGGTGACCGGTATGCTCAAGTGGCCTACACTTGGAAGGACTCTGAGACCTTGCCATTATCTTCATGGAAAATTGAGTAG
- the LOC120685142 gene encoding probable indole-3-pyruvate monooxygenase YUCCA11 produces MAAFSVRFGPLAGNVQPRNHAAATAGSVHKPGMAVNRLTCALVSMMFISLIDVVTMPGCFFLYTGVAAAACAFVYARMPETRGWNLKDMDELFANFISLVLNGGANLVLIVGAGPAGLATAACLTKLSIPHVIVEHEDCSASLWRNRAYDRLKLHLAKEFCELPHMFKSGATYSRKNALVVGCGNSGMEIAYDLASHGANTSIVVRSPVHVMTKEIIRLGMTLVQHIPVNVVDDLLVRLANLVFGDLSRHGIVRPKIGPLQLKAETGRSAVIDVGTVGLIKKGIIKVLGNISKIKGNVVEFESGKESAFDVIVFATGYKSTANTWLKNGESMLNNAGLPKKEFPNHWKGANGLYCAGLARRGLAGIAIDAKNIANDISSSYHA; encoded by the exons ATGGCGGCGTTCTCCGTCAGGTTTGGGCCACTGGCGGGCAACGTACAGCCCCGAAATCATGCTGCTGCGACTGCGGGTTCAGTTCACAAGCCTGGCATGGCGGTAAACCGGTTGACGTGCGCGCTAGTGAGCATGATGTTCATCTCGCTCATCGATGTGGTCACCATGCCCGGGTGCTTCTTCCTCTACACCGgggtggccgcggccgcctgcgCGTTCGTGTACGCCCGGATGCCGGAGACGAGGGGTTGGAACCTCAAGGACATGGACGAGCTCTTCGCCAA CTTCATCTCTCTTGTTCTCAATGGAGGAGCAAACCTAGTTCTCATAGTGGGTGCAGGCCCAGCTGGCCTTGCGACAGCAGCATGCCTCACCAAGCTCTCTATCCCTCATGTCATCGTTGAGCATGAGGACTGCAGTGCCTCCTTGTGGCGAAACCGCGCCTACGACCGCCTCAAGCTACACCTCGCAAAGGAGTTTTGCGAGCTGCCCCACAT GTTCAAATCTGGCGCCACCTACTCAAGGAAGAATGCACTGGTGGTTGGATGTGGCAACTCTGGAATGGAAATCGCCTACGATCTTGCATCCCATGGTGCCAATACATCCATTGTTGTTCGTAGCCCG GTACATGTAATGACAAAAGAAATAATACGGTTGGGCATGACATTGGTCCAACATATCCCGGTGAATGTTGTGGATGACCTTCTTGTAAGGTTGGCAAATTTAGTGTTTGGTGACCTATCAAGGCATGGAATTGTGAGACCAAAAATAGGTCCTCTCCAACTCAAGGCAGAAACTGGTCGATCTGCTGTGATTGATGTTGGGACTGTGGGTTTAATCAAGAAAGGGATTATCAAA GTGCTTGGAAATATTTCCAAAATCAAGGGCAACGTAGTCGAATTTGAAAGTGGGAAAGAAAGCGCTTTTGATGTCATTGTGTTTGCTACTGGATATAAAAGCACGGCAAATACATGGCTCAAG AATGGTGAAAGCATGTTGAATAATGCTGGATTGCCAAAGAAAGAATTTCCAAATCATTGGAAGGGTGCAAATGGTCTCTACTGTGCTGGTTTGGCGAGGAGAGGCCTGGCTGGTATTGCCATTGATGCCAAGAATATTGCAAATGACATTTCGTCTAGCTACCATGCGTGA
- the LOC120684690 gene encoding splicing factor U2af large subunit A-like, with protein sequence MAEYDERYEGNGGPAPGDAGAHAQAEHGAAPPPAAAGGGSPPAAAKPPGFSDHADGRASQPQHETQSHDSGSSKSRERDRERDKGKDRERDRDRGRERERDRDRDKDRERGEKDRDRDRHHRDRSERSEKREHRDRSDDRDRHRDDHDRHRSHDSERRRDRDRDDHRRHRSRSRSPSKSRDRERRSRSRSRSRSKSKRVSGFDQAPLQPLMPIAAAGAVPGQLPGVTPPIPGMFPNLYNLGQINPLVIQPQAMTQQATRHARRVYVGGLPPTANEQTVAIFFNGVMAAIGGNTAGPGDAVLNVYINHDKKFAFVEMRSVEEASNAMALDGIMFEGAPVKVRRPTDYNPSLAAALGPSQPNPNLNLAAVGLTPGSAGGLEGPDRIFVGGLPYYFTEAQVRELLESFGPLRGFDLVKDRETGNSKGYAFCVYQDLNVTDIACAALNGIKMGDKTLTVRRANQGTSQPRPEQESILMQAHQQVQMQKLVYQVGGALPTKVVCLTQVVTADELRDDEEYEDIVEDMREEGRKYGNLVKVVIPRPDPSGAPVAGVGKVFLEYADVEGSTKAKTGMHGRKFGGNQVVAVFYPEDKFHAEQYDG encoded by the exons ATGGCCGAGTACGACGAGCGCTACGAGGGCAACGGCGGCCCCGCCCCCGGGGACGCGGGCGCCCACGCCCAGGCCGAGCACGGCGCCGCTCCACCCCCCGCCGCAGCCGGCGGgggctcgccgcccgccgcggccaaGCCCCCCGGGTTCTCAGACCACGCCGACGGCCGCGCCTCCCAGCCCCAG CACGAGACACAGTCACATGACAGTGGTTCCTCGAAATCCCGAGAAAGGGACAGAGAACGTGATAAGGGCAAGGACAGGGAGCGAGACAGGGACCGTGgccgggagagggagagggaccGGGACAGGGATAAGGACCGCGAAAGAGGTGAAAAAGACAGGGATCGTGATCGCCACCACAGGGATCGAAGTGAGCGCAGCGAGAAAAGGGAACACCGTGATCGTTCCGACGATCGTGACCGCCACCGTGATGATCATGACCGTCACAGGAGCCACGATTCCGAAAG GAGAAGAGACCGAGACAGAGATGACCACCGTAGGCATCggtcccgctcccgctccccgtCTAAGAGCCGTGACCGTGAACGTAGATCTAGATCTCGTTCGCGCTCTCGTTCAAAGAG CAAGCGTGTGAGTGGATTTGACCAAGCACCGCTACAACCGCTGATGCCTatagctgctgctggtgctgttCCTG GTCAGCTGCCTGGAGTCACTCCTCCTATTCCAGGGATGTTTCCAAACTTATATAATTTGGGACAG ATCAACCCCCTTGTTATTCAACCACAAGCCATGACACAACAGGCTACTCGACATGCTCGGCGTGTTTATGTTGGTGGACTTCCTCCAACTGCTAATGAGCAG ACTGTTGCCATATTCTTCAATGGAGTTATGGCTGCTATTGGTGGAAACACAGCTGGTCCAGGTGATGCTGTTCTTAATGTCTACATAAACCATGACAAGAaatttgcttttgttgagatgAGATCTGTGGAAGAAGCAAGCAATGCAATGGCCTTAGACGGCATAATGTTCGAGGGAGCACCAGTGAAGGTTAGAAGGCCGACGGACTATAATCCTTCCCTAGCAGCTGCGCTGGGCCCAAGCCAGCCTAACCCGAATCTTAATCTTGCTGCTGTTGGCTTAACCCCTGGCTCTGCTGGAGGATTAGAAGGTCCCGATCGCATTTTTGTGGGTGGGCTACCCTATTACTTCACTGAGGCCCAAGTGCGGGAGTTGCTCGAGTCCTTTGGTCCTCTGCGGGGATTTGATCTTGTGAAGGATAGGGAAACTGGTAACTCGAAGGGCTATGCATTCTGTGTGTACCAGGATCTTAATGTTACCGACATTGCCTGTGCTGCTCTTAATGGCATCAAGATGGGAGACAAGACCCTTACTGTTAGACGGGCGAACCAAGGAACCTCTCAGCCTAGGCCAGAGCAGGAAAGCATCCTGATGCAGGCACATCAACAGGTGCAAATGCAG AAACTCGTGTACCAAGTTGGAGGTGCTCTTCCAACAAAAGTCGTATGCCTGACACAGGTAGTCACAGCAGATGAACTGAGAGATGATGAGGAATATGAGGACATTGTGGAGGACATGAGGGAAGAAGGGCGCAAATACG GTAACTTGGTGAAAGTTGTAATCCCACGGCCTGACCCCAGCGGTGCTCCTGTTGCTGGAGTTGGGAAG GTGTTTTTGGAATATGCAGATGTGGAAGGATCGACCAAAGCGAAGACGGGCATGCACGGGAGGAAGTTTGGTGGAAACCAGGTGGTGGCTGTGTTCTACCCCGAGGACAAGTTCCACGCAGAGCAGTATGATGGATGA
- the LOC120685955 gene encoding putative FBD-associated F-box protein At5g50270 — translation MAELQRRRGGGGGCSGEDRISGLPDALLHEILVRLRSAAAAARTSVLSRRWRHVWAHLPQLHLVAPPAAAPASFLATVDAALGGYLAPTLEHLGVAHFTDQWRDLRIPAGRIEPWLRFAAEHVVGNLNLFLRAPLMFNGWTPEILGEEAVLELPVCQRAKRIELHLRYADTTWLRPQASGLLFAALTSLKIDGCVRMEGSDLTALVSTQCPCLRDLDLYITLIVIFDVSIHSYSLRTLEIRLLETRRLEILAPSLEELIISIQPMEAQISAPKLVKVVWWHPYDPLLHRFVDVGRRRLQLLQISIQSSSLSKQFDEVDKLDLSICLDFPDVARYGSFLNETNKLPKCKSVRIFLQWEPHGLLPVMLHLLRSCNDTKKLRLDLFGLLFRRLMHSCLPSCLCRLEESRRIDGIDLSSLEVAEISSFSGSHEQMELVEFLCSNAGVLKRLLITGVFGPRPKEVREKVCSMCHPNVKVDFFVFREGRRVLVD, via the exons ATGGCTGAGCTtcaacgccgccgcggcggcggcggcggctgctccgGCGAGGACCGCATCAGCGGCCTCCCCGACGCGCTGCTGCACGAGATCCTGGtccgcctccgctccgccgccgccgccgcgcgcaccagcGTGCTGtcccgccgctggcgccacGTCTGGGCGCACCTTCCCCAGCTCCACCTCGTCGCGCCACCAGCGGCAGCGCCAGCCTCGTTCCTGGCTACCGTCGACGCTGCCCTCGGTGGCTATTTAGCCCCTACCCTCGAGCACCTCGGCGTCGCCCACTTCACCGACCAATGGCGCGACCTCCGCATCCCGGCCGGACGCATTGAGCCTTGGCTCCGCTTCGCCGCGGAACACGTGGTGGGCAACCTCAATCTCTTTCTCCGTGCTCCTCTGATGTTCAACGGTTGGACACCGGAAATCCTCGGGGAGGAGGCGGTGCTCGAGCTTCCGGTGTGTCAGCGAGCGAAACGAATCGAGCTCCATCTTCGGTATGCAGATACAACGTGGCTCCGCCCCCAGGCATCCGGCCTTCTGTTCGCGGCGCTCACATCCCTGAAGATAGATGGCTGTGTCCGCATGGAAGGCAGCGATCTCACAGCACTTGTGAGCACGCAGTGCCCGTGCTTGAGGGACCTGGATCTTTACATTACGCTGATTGTCATCTTTGATGTCTCCATTCACTCCTACTCGTTGCGCACACTGGAGATCCGCCTCTTAGAGACAAGGCGTCTGGAGATTTTGGCCCCAAGTCTTGAAGAACTCATAATATCTATTCAGCCAATGGAGGCTCAGATCTCTGCTCCGAAGCTTGTCAAGGTCGTTTGGTGGCATCCCTATGATCCCCTTCTCCATCGGTTTGTTGATGTTGGCCGCCGTAGGCTCCAGCTACTGCAAATTTCTATCCAGTCGTCGTCCCTGTCTAAGCAGTTCGATGAAGTTGATAAGTTGGATCTGAGCATCTGTCTAGATTTTCCAG ATGTAGCAAGGTATGGAAGCTTCTTGAATGAAACAAATAAGCTGCCCAAGTGTAAGAGCGTTCGCATATTCTTGCAATGGGAACCCCATGGCTTGCTTCCTGTCATGTTGCATCTCTTGAGGAGTTGCAATGATACAAAGAAGCTTCGACTAGATTTATTTGGTCTTTTGTTCCGACGATTG ATGCATTCTTGCCTGCCGTCTTGCCTTTGTCGTTTGGAAGAGAGTCGCAGGATTGATGGCATTGATCTCAGTTCACTTGAAGTGGCAGAAATCAGTAGTTTTTCAGGTTCTCATGAACAAATGGAACTTGTGGAGTTCCTATGCAGCAATGCAGGAGTTCTTAAAAGGTTGCTCATCACTGGCGTGTTTGGTCCTAGGCCCAAGGAAGTACGTGAGAAGGTCTGTAGCATGTGTCATCCAAATGTTAAAGTTGATTTCTTTGTGTTCCGCGAGGGGAGGCGGGTACTTGTTGACTAA